The following coding sequences lie in one Synechococcus sp. CC9902 genomic window:
- a CDS encoding HNH endonuclease, translating to MQNLFQKCCSVCSKSFPATREFFGHYSRNGKFKPNCRECERERVKAWRKKNPQKANAGYKRRQNKLDGWAPTAEQKIKLYLKADGICRYCQTPLGVNAQVDHAIPVARGGTNDISNLDLICARCNQEKDAKTPTEYDSWKRRAA from the coding sequence ATGCAGAATCTCTTTCAGAAGTGCTGCTCCGTATGCAGTAAATCATTCCCTGCCACTCGCGAGTTTTTCGGGCACTACTCACGCAATGGCAAGTTCAAACCGAACTGCCGCGAATGTGAACGCGAAAGAGTCAAAGCTTGGCGAAAAAAGAATCCTCAAAAAGCAAATGCTGGATACAAGCGGCGCCAGAACAAACTTGATGGCTGGGCTCCAACTGCCGAACAGAAGATCAAGCTGTACCTAAAAGCTGATGGTATTTGTCGTTATTGCCAAACCCCCCTTGGTGTGAATGCGCAGGTTGATCACGCCATTCCAGTAGCCCGTGGTGGGACCAACGACATTTCAAACTTGGATCTGATTTGCGCTCGTTGCAATCAGGAGAAAGATGCAAAGACCCCAACGGAATACGACTCGTGGAAAAGGAGAGCTGCCTGA